One region of Halomonas huangheensis genomic DNA includes:
- a CDS encoding LysR substrate-binding domain-containing protein: MNLETKWLEDFVALSNTRSFSASARQRHVTQPAFSRRIRSLEQAVGVTLVDRSTTPIDLTPQGQLFLVTARNVVEQLNESLGHLRGLSMANEALDIVAAHSLALSFFPPWISRLQKGLGELPTRLIAMNVGEAIHVLREGNCDLMLAYYDPYASMQLDAEVFPSFSIGSVKMIPVCLPDEQGKPMFSLEGSDPLPYLAYTQGAFLGRSVRMLLKNDPLRMRLRTVYETAMAEGLKGMMMQGVGMAWIPDFCLRQELNEGRVVRAGGENWDVPLEIRLYRCSLVHKPGVEKLWRQMMKLPRDFLEA; encoded by the coding sequence GTGAATCTCGAGACCAAATGGCTGGAAGACTTTGTGGCCTTGTCCAATACACGCAGTTTTTCTGCTTCGGCACGTCAACGGCATGTGACTCAGCCGGCGTTCAGCCGCCGAATCAGGTCGCTGGAGCAGGCGGTAGGCGTGACGCTGGTGGATCGTTCGACCACGCCGATTGATCTGACCCCACAAGGACAGCTGTTCCTGGTAACGGCACGCAATGTCGTCGAGCAACTCAACGAATCACTTGGCCATCTGCGTGGACTGTCCATGGCCAACGAGGCATTGGATATCGTTGCCGCCCACTCACTGGCGTTGAGCTTCTTCCCACCCTGGATATCGCGTCTGCAGAAAGGGCTGGGCGAGCTACCGACTCGGCTGATTGCCATGAATGTTGGTGAGGCGATCCATGTTCTGCGTGAAGGCAATTGCGACCTGATGCTTGCCTATTACGATCCGTACGCGAGCATGCAGCTGGATGCTGAGGTGTTTCCCTCGTTCTCCATCGGTAGTGTCAAGATGATTCCGGTTTGTCTACCGGATGAGCAGGGCAAACCGATGTTCTCATTGGAAGGCAGTGATCCACTGCCTTATCTTGCTTATACCCAGGGGGCTTTCCTCGGCCGCAGTGTACGCATGCTGCTGAAGAATGACCCGCTGCGCATGCGCCTGCGCACTGTCTATGAGACGGCCATGGCCGAGGGGCTCAAGGGTATGATGATGCAGGGAGTGGGCATGGCCTGGATTCCAGACTTCTGTCTGCGTCAGGAGCTCAATGAGGGCCGCGTGGTGCGTGCAGGAGGAGAGAATTGGGATGTGCCGCTGGAAATTCGCCTGTACCGCTGTTCGTTGGTCCACAAGCCAGGTGTTGAAAAGCTCTGGCGGCAGATGATGAAGCTGCCGCGCGATTTCCTTGAGGCTTGA